The genomic segment TGTCCATGTCCATGACTGTGACCATGTCCTCCTTTCACATGTCTCACAAATTTCTCCACAACAAGAAAGGCAACAATTCCACTGAGAACCCACAGTCCCACAGACAGAATGGGGCCCTGGCCTGGGAATGGAGGCATTGAGACATTAAAGGAGATGTGCATTACAGACTCCTCCTCCTCAAGTGCAGGAGGTGAGGAATAGGGAGAGACAGACCTTCCCCAGCACCCCAGCTCCCATCCCCATCTGTCTCTTCCTCACCACTGTGGGAGTGTCCATGTCCGTGTTGCTCCAGAGTGTGGTGAGAATGAGGTTCTGGAAGATGGGGGGAAAACCAGATGAGGGAATATCTGACACAAAGGGTGTGTATTTGGGGGAATATCGAAAGGTCAGGGATCATAAAGGAGAAAGAACCCTTTTCCCCCAAAGAACAAAATAGGTTAGATTTGAGGTAGAAGTCAGAGGTTACTTACCAAGAGCATGAGGAATGAGGTGCAGGAAGGCATCTCCCAGGAGGCCACCGGAAGCAAAACTGAGCAAGATCTGAAGTAGAGAGCGATGCCGGGGGGAGTTTGACTCCACGGGGATAAGGAAGAGGACAAAAAATGGAGCTGCTGAGATCAGCACTGTGGCCCCCAGTGCCTGGTGAGGGAGAGTCAGGGTCAAGTACTGTGGTGTTTTCCAACAATCCAGAACCAGCCCCTCTCTCTCCCATCCCCTGGAGACTCACATAAGCCCAGAGAGTGACAGCATCCAGGTCCTGCTTGATGCCTGGAGCCCCAGACTCCCCATAGCCTCCATGGCTATGCTCATGGTCATGTCCATGTCCTCTGTGGAAGAGGCTCTCATGGGAGTGGCCATGGCTATGGCCATGGTGTAAATCCTCATGTGAATGTCCATGGTCGTGACCGTGGGTATGTCCATGCCAGATGCTCTCGTGAGTGTGGCCATGGCCATGGGCATGGCTGTGTCCATGGTGGAAATCTTCATGTGAGTGCCTGTgactgtggccatggaagtccTCTTGCAGATCGTCGTGCAGGTCGTCATGACCCGCGAGTCCAGCCACCAGAAGCCCCAAGGCCGCCCAGGTCAGCAGTCCCACGGCCACCCAGTGGGGGGCCCCCAGGCCTCTGGCCATCACGCTGaccagagggacagagacagtgACTCCACTTGACTCAACTCTATACCTACACAGGGTCAGCTTTACTCCAATAGCGCCCTCCGTCCACCTCTATGGGCCGCTCTCCCATTCCCTTAAGTTCCCACCTACCTACATTGTTCCCAAGACTAGTTCTCTTTATCCCGAACCCCCTCCCGGATGTAGGGCCCTGGGACACTAGTCTTTCACCAGCCACTTTACAGACTCTCTGGGCCCTCGTCTCTATGACTCATTAGGTAAGGAAAAGGCTTAGAAAGGATGgtagagaaaaacagagaattcTCACCAGCTCCGGGATCCTCTCCTTTCCCGGTTTGCTCGGACGTGGCAGTCCCGCCTTTAGCTCCCGCGAGAACAGGAAGTTCCGTTCCACCTTCGTCCTAGTGCCTTTACCAATATGGCGGTACTCTGGTAGCGACGAATCCATCCTGCACtgatgcgcatgcgcgagtgtgGAGGTTATTTGAGGGGAGGGTGGGCGAGGCGGGCTAACAGGCCGGAGGAGACCGCCTCCTCGGTTTCCAACTAGACGAGGGGGCGGGAACTCGCGCCGAGACTTCCCGTCTGTACAAAGATGGCTGCCACATTGGCGCTGTCATTTTGGTACAGAGCAGAGCGACGGGCTTAATTCTACCCAATCCAGGCCAGAGTCTTTCTCTCAGGGGCTTCCTCGTGCTCAGCTACTCCTCCGATCAACCCCTGGGAATCCCTGGGAGCTCTTCGGTATCCCTACTCTCAGCCAGGGATATGTCTTGGGCCGCTCGCCCGCCCTTCCTCCCTCAGCGGCATGCCGCAGGGCAGTGTGGGCCGGTGGGGGTGCGAAAAGAAATGCATTGTGGGGTCGCGTCCCGGTGGCGGCGGCGACGGCCCTGGCTGGATCccgcagcggcggcggcggcggcggtggcagGCGGAGAACAACAAACCCCGGAGCCGGAGCCGGGGGAGGCTGGACGGGACGGGATGGGCGACAGCGGGCGGGGTGAGTGTCCCAGCAGAAGGGCAGGCGAGCCAGTAACCGCGTTATCTGCAACCCCTCCCCCACACCCTCCTCTGGTTTTCCTGGCGCTCCCGCCCCCTTGTTTGTAAACACGCGTCCCCTCCCTCCCGAGGGCCTTAGCACCCTCCTccccggggcggggcggggaagGGGAGCTTCCGCCCTCCTAACCGTGACCGCTTGAGGCCTTGGGCACCGGAGGTCGCGGGCGTGGGAAGGGCACGATTCCTCTTAAGCTTCAGAACTTTGGGCGTTTAAAGGCAGATCCTGCGTCGTAGGAGGGGTCTCTCCCGCCTATCTCTTTCCCCTGCACGCTCTGGCTACCTGGCTTTACGCTGGGAATAGAGGGGCTCGATGGTCTACCCCACGTGTTGCCCCACCCACGAGACAGGTGTGGCTTTAGGATGACCTGGTATTCAAATAGATCGGTTGGAAAATTTTCCTCACCTGAACTATCCTCCTCTCCTTGtcacctccctcctctcaccACAATGAGGAGTTATGCTGTGTTTTTTTAGCCAGTCAAATATAGCAGTGGGGGGTTGTATATCAATTTTAGTGACACTAATGTTTATTAATAAGTTCTGATAACCCACTACCATCGGACCAGCCGGAGTTACACAGTTGTTTGGCAGCAGGGTGTCTCTGGACTTGGGGATGGGTGGAGTGGGCTGGGTCCGGCACGGTGGGGTATTAGAGAATTAAAGTCTCTAGTTGGATGTTTGaagactcattttctttttttgtctcttctGTCTCTTTTGTGTCTGTGTACGTGTACATACCCCTCCCTAAGACTCCCGAAGCCCAGACAGCTCCTCCCCAAATCCCCTTCCCCAGGGagtccctcccccttctcctcctggaCCACCCCTGCCCCCTTCAACAGCTCCATCCCTTGGAGGCTCTGgggccccacccccacctccgaTGCCACCCCCCCCACTGGGCTCTCCCTTTCCAGTCATCAGTTCTTCCATGGGGTCCCCTGGTCTGCCCCCTCCAGCTCCCCCAGGATTCTCCGGGCCTGTCAGCAGCCCCCAGGTGAGAGGTTGTGACCAACTTACTGCCTGGCCACTTTCgttttcttgttttccttgtaACCGAGGATCCATATGTGAACTTCCCCATGGCCCATTGACCTTCCAATTCTCTAATCTTGTCAGTCCTGTGGTCTTTGTGAGACCCCTTGCCTTTCCTGAGGTGACTGATGTTTCAGTGCATGCTTCCTCCCCTAAAAGAACCctaatattctttgtttttgtgtgtgtgtgttttgttttgttttgttttttgagatggagtcttgctctgttgcccaggctggagtgcagtggcacgatctcggctcactgcaacctctgcctcctgggttcaagcgattctcctgcctcagcctcctgagtatctgggattacaggtgcctaccaccacgcccagctaattctgatATTCTTGATGTCCTTTTCATCTATCAGTGATTTTCTGCCCTTTTGGTCCCATCTGCTTTCCCAAGACACCTGCCCTTCAGGGTCACTGTGTTGCACAATTTCGGGGGGCCTGTTTATTCTCTTTGGGGTTGTGCTCCAGGGATGGCCCTTCACATAGACTGCAGTGTAAATGATGCCCTCTGGAATGTGCACTGCAGGGCCTTGCTTAGTGGTAGGGAATGATTTCCATCACTTCTGTGAGATTCTCCTTCCCAACAAGTCTTCCTGTGACTTCCCTATTTCCCCCATCCCAGATTAACTCAACAGTGTCACTCCCTGGGGGTGGGTCTGGCCCCCCTGAAGATGTGAAGCCACCAGTCTTAGGGGTCCGGGGCCTGCACTGTCCACCCCCTCCAGGTGGCCCTGGGGCTGGCAAACGGCTATGTGCAATCTGCGGGGACAGAAGCTCAGGTATGGGGCTCAGAGGATGAACAGAGAGGGAGAGTCTGGGCCGTGTATCATCACCTGTGGGATTCCCAGGGCTTATGGGGTTTGGTCAGAGCAAGTGACCTGGGGGAGGCTTGATGAGAGTAAAGAAACTGAAGCTGAGATGTAGGATGCAGTTGGGGGGAAGGTCAGAGGGAAAAGGGAGTGCCTGTAGGGTTTCTGAACAGTGGGGAGACTGGGACTGGATCATCACTCAGCTCCTGGTTCCCTATCTCTGTATTTGGCAAACGGAGAGGACTTAAACTTTAAGTTTTGCTAGGGGGAGATTGGAAAGAGACTAAATGGTGAAGCTGTCTCCATGCAACCTTCTTATTGCTCCTCCCGTTTCCCTGTAGGCAAACACTATGGGGTTTACAGCTGTGAGGGTTGCAAGGGCTTCTTCAAACGCACCATCCGCAAGGACCTTACATACTCTTGCCGGGACAACAAAGACTGCACAGTGGACAAGCGCCAGCGGAACCGCTGTCAGTACTGCCGCTATCAGAAGTGCCTGGCCACTGGCATGAAGAGGGAGGGTAAGGACCTGCCCTACCCAGGTGTCTTAGACCACATACCCTTCTCCCCTATCCGACTCAGACTGTGTACGTCTCTGGAAGGCTGGACTGTTCTCTCTCCTCTAGAGGGCGATATTTGATTTCTCTCTCCCTTTGCAGCTCTCCTCCCTGTTACCCTGTTCTGGcccttcagtttccttcttaatgATTAGGCCTCTGTGGCCTGCACCTGTGACCCCTCCCTAGACTGGTCCTAGGATAGAATAACTTTTCCTTACCCATGATGGGCTGTCTCCCCATTTCTAACCTAAGTAGTTCCTCCTCTCTTTGATTCCATGGACCTTCTCTGGTCTTTGTTTCCTGTTATCTGTGGTCTTTCCTCTAACTCCTGGGACTCTGACACTCTTAAGCTTACAGACTTTACTGAAGACCTCAGGGCTTCCCTTCCTTCTCCATCTTATCTTCTTAAGTCAGATTCCTAGGATTCTGAGAGACCCTTTAGAGTGCATCTTGGTCAAAACGCCCACTTTAGAGAAGATGAGCCTGAGGCTTGGCTTTCCCAAGGTCATGCAACAAAGGAGTGGCAGGCAGGTTTGGGATCAGAACCCACATCTCTGAAGACCTAGGCCAGTGCTCCTTTCACTGCCTATTTGTTGAGTAAGAAGAGCACAAGATTTGCACTCAGACACACTTAGATTAAGTTGTATGACCTGCTATGTAGTATATGAATTTAAGCAAACTAATCTCTTTGAATCCCAagttcttcatctttaaaaatgagaataaatgcTTCCAGCATCATTATGATAattgaataaatgttaaaatgtgcTTAGCATGTTTCttggcatattttatttaaaaaaaaattttttttcaatcagCTTTCTCAGGCATGTTTTTTAACCATGTAGTAGGCTCTCCATTTAAATTCCTCCCTAATTCTTTTACCTACCTCACCTTTCCAGACTGACTTATCTGCCCTTTTATAACCCTTGCTTCAGGGCTGCCCCCAGTCCACCCTTTCTAGTGACGTCCCCATTCATATAAATATCTCCCAAGGGCCATGAGATCCTGATGAGGCCAAGTATATTTGTGGAACCCCTTCATGGATGGCTGCtgactttccattttttctctcccGCTTCCCCCTGCAGCGGTACAGGAGGAGCGTCAGCGGGGAAAGGACaaggatggggatggggagggggctgggggagccCCCGAGGAGATGCCTGTGGACAGgatcctggaggcagagcttgctgtggaGCAGAAGAGTGACCAGGGCGTTGAGGGTCCTGGGGGAACCGGGGGTAGCGGCAGCAGCGTGAGTGTTGGGGTCAATCCACTCCCCTTGgtgatgggggttgggggaggcagTCTAGGTCTGTTCTAtatcccctccccctcctttcccctcatAACCTTCGTAACACTACTTGGGACTGGAAGTGCTGCCAAACAGGGTCTTTCAAACCTCTGAGGTGGATGTGATAGCTCCTTCTGTCTCCAATCCCCAAACAACCCACTGGCAGAACCACAGGCATGTcccaaataaataattgtttgCACGAATGCCAGAAGAGAAGCCTGACTTACAGGGATTGGTTTGGATGGGGCTCACAGGAAGACTATATGTAAGGAGGGGTTGTCAAAAGCCTCTTACAAGGGGCTCCCAGCGTATCTCAAAATCTTCCGTAACTCTTACCCCTGTCCCCTGCAGCCAAATGACCCCGTGACTAACATCTGTCAGGCAGCTGACAAACAGCTATTCACGCTTGTTGAGTGGGCGAAGAGGATCCCACACTTTTCCTCCTTGCCTCTGGATGATCAGGTCATATTGCTGCGGGCAGGTCAGTGACCTTGGATCCCTTTGACCTCTTGACATTTGACCCCTCTTTGACTTCCCAACCTTTAGTGACCCCAGTGGCCTTACCTTGTGTACTCGGAGCCAAACTTGCTGACCTCGCcacctcttttctccttttcttctactGATGTGCTTTGAATCCCTTGGCCTGATTTCTGGCTCCTGACCCTTGCTgccccacccaggctggaatgagcTCCTCATTGCCTCCTTCTCCCACCGATCCATTGATGTTCGAGATGGCATCCTCCTTGCCACAGGTCTTCATGTGCACCGCAACTCAGCCCATTCGGCAGGAGTAGGAGCCATCTTTGATCGGTCAGTGGCCCTCGGCTAGGCTGGCATGTAGATAGAGGGGGTGGGGCTATAGGCTGGTCCGTGTCCAAGGCTGGCTGAGCTGTGACCTTTGAGTGACCTGCAGGTCCCTCTCCAGGGTGCTGACAGAGCTAGTGTCCAAAATGCGTGACATGAGGATGGACAAGACAGAGCTTGGCTGCCTGAGGGCAATCATTCTGTTTAATCCAGGTAAGAGGAGGATTACCTTTGTCTCTCAAGGCCAAGGCAACCTTGGAGCCTCCTCTTCTCCGAGACTCCTAAGTTACCCAGCTATCCCCCTCAGTAAGACCCTCAACCTGGAAATCTCCCAACTGGCCAAGGAAAAACCCACATCCACGGATCCATCCCACAAACCCAGTGGGCCCTGCTTCCCTTGCCAGGCCTCTGGTAAAGGGCAAGCAAATGCAGCCCAAAAGGGGCATCCTGTGACTGACATCCACACGGCCATCCTGATTTGgtttgtcttcatttctcttcctcctctcttccctgccaTCCCAGATGCCAAGGGCCTCTCCAACCCTAGTGAGGTGGAGGTCCTGCGGGAGAAAGTGTATGCATCACTGGAGACCTACTGCAAACAGAAGTACCCTGAGCAGCAGGGACGGTGAGATGGGGCTGGGGGCACTGAGGCTCCCTTGGGAGTGGGGAGTGCGATGAGGATGTATTTAGGGCCCGTGTGCTTCCAGCTCTCAAtccccctctcccacctccactcCAGGTTTGCCAAGCTGCTGCTACGTCTTCCTGCCCTCCGGTCCATTGGCCTTAAGTGTCTAGAGCATCTGTTTTTCTTCAAGCTCATTGGTGACACCCCCATCGACACCTTCCTCATGGAGATGCTTGAGGCTCCCCATCAACTGGCCTGAGCTCAGACCCTGACGTGGTGCTTCTCACACTGGAGGAGCACACATCCTAGAGGGACTCCAAGccctggggcagggtggggggccATGTTCCCAGAACCTTGATGGGGTGAGAAGTACAGGGCAGAACCAAGAACATAAACCCTCCAAGGGATCTGCTTGATATCCCAAGTTGGAAGGGACCCcagatccctgtgaagactgGTTGTCTCCCTTCAGTGGCCTTGAGTCTCTGAATTTGTCGGGGTCTCCCGTGATTTGGGGTGATTTCTCACCCTCTGTCCTTCCCCCAGCACAAAGCACTGGCCCTGCCTCCAGGACCTTGCTTCCTTCTCATCTTGCCTCATTTTGCTTCCCATCTGAAGAGTGGAAATGGGGAACTCCCCCAGAGGTGGATATTGGGGGGCAGGCCCCCCAAACTGATGGACATGAGAGTAGGGCCTGACAGGCCTTCCTCTTCTCAAACCTGGCAGATGGGGGCCTCTCTGGAAGAGGGAGGGGCCCTGTTACTGTCCAGAGTCTCTTTTTACACTTCACCTCCTTCTGCAGTCAGACTGAAATATaaaagtggtggtggtggtggtgaagggGCTGGTGGAGATGTATGAACCGATctgctatttttaatttcctctgaggatagaGACTTGCAGTTAGACTCAAAGAAGTACTGTACTTTCCCAGGTTGACTAAGAAATGCCAGTGGTGGAGGTGGGTGTTTGGGAAAGGCAGGGCCCTGAAATGGCCTGTCTCTAGGGCTCTCCAAGCACTAGCCTTCCCAGCTTTCCCCCTCCCCATCTCTTCTGTCTAACTTGGGGAAGGGGCCTGGGCTGTGAGGACAGGGCCCCCACAGGGGATGTTTTCCTGAGTGTAGTCCCGGAGGCCTTCCCTTCACAGCTCTCCTCCAGCCCTGGGCACATAGCATAGGTTGGGGACACAGGATCCTGGCCTGAGAATTGAGGGGAGGTGGCCAGCCCGCAGAGGTGGGGTGCTGGGGCTGCATGATTTTTGCCCTGCGTCCTTTCTCTTTGGGGCTCCTTTCCCCTCTCACTCATACATAAAATCGCTTTCAAATTAAAATCGCTGTTTTCTGGACTGAGGTGACTGTATGAGGATGGGCAGCGCCGTTTCGGGCTTGGGGGGGTATCCGGTTGGGAGCTCCGGACGCGATCCCTGGACGCTGCCACCGAGGTTCCCTGGGGCCCAAGAGGTGGACGCAGGGTGGGGGACACAAGGCAAGCTTTGtcggggaggggggagagggtgTGCCAGGCTAGGGGCGGGGCCGGCCAGAGGAGGAAGGGGGGCGGTGGCTTCTCAAAGGCGCCTTGTTCGCTCGTGCCCTCTCCGcgccagcgggcggcggcgcctcgGCTCGCTCCGGCCTTCCCTCCGGCCGCGCTGCGGGCTCCGGGCAGACCCGGCGCCGTGCCTGCTCGTGGGGGCGCACTGGGCGCTGAGCGCTGCGGGCTTCTCAGGCGTTGCCCGCCAGGAGGCGGCCCACGTCCCTGAGTGACCCCATTTCCCTGGACTCTTCCAACCAGAGTCAACTGCTCGCTCATCTTACCACTGCTCCCCCTCTACCTGGGCCTTGGGACTCCCTTACCGCGTCCCCCATGTGCATATCCTTGGACCTGACTATCCTGTGTTTGTCGGTGGGTTCCGGTCTCTGGCCTCTTGCTCCCCGTAGAACACCTCCCCACACATCCCCCGCCCCAGTTCGTCGCTATCTATAGCCTTGTCTATAAATACCCCCGCCCCGGCCCGCTCTGTAATTACACGGGGCGGGGTGAGGGAAGTAATTATGGAGACCTGATtatgggtggggtggggactgcGACCCCCCAGGCCCGCCTCTCCCCTCCCACTGTGCCCTAAATCCCACCCAGGTCTCTGCTGAAAGGGGACTCTGGGCCCCCAAGAGGGAGGGAACGGGAGTGGGTGTGTGTGACTGGACGTTTGGGTCCTAGAAAAGGAAGGGGCTAGGGAAGATATTTGGGTTCCCGAAAAGAGAATCTTAGGGTACAGGCCATTGAGACCTACAAGGAGCAggagagagccagagagaggGAGGGTTCTCGCCTCCCTCCCCAGGTGGAGACTGAGGGTGGGGTTTCCCCTTGGTGGCTGTGGGCGGGCGGCTGGAGGCAggggccgggccgggggcgggggcgAGGTGGGGGCTCTGGGCGCCAGGGTGGCCGGGGACACACAGAAGCGGCAGCCACCGAGGAGGGAGCAGTGCCGGGAGCCCCGACGGCGCCTTGCTGCATGGAGCTGGGCCGCTGACAGCTGCTGCTGCCCGCAGCCTCTGACCTCCCTGGGACTCCAGCGTCTGAGGCTCATAGTCTGCTCCCTGTCTTCTGTCAGCCTCAGAGCATCCAGCGTCTCAGGCCGACCtgggtccctgggtccctgggaCCCGGCGTTCCGGTTTCTCAGCCATGGAGCGGTGCAGCCGCTGCcatcgcctcctcctcctcctacctcTGGTGCTGGGGCTGAGCGCGGCCCCAGGCTGGGCAGGTAAGCGGAGTCCTGATGCCTGAGTCCTCGGAGTGTGGCTGGAGCTCCGAGTGTCTCCGGGAAGGGGACAGCTGATGCCTGGGGCAGGAGCTTCTGAGTCTAACAAGGAGATTTGGGGCTTCAAgggtccaggctggagggcaggacaCCTGTGTTCCTTGGATTCAGGGTAGGGATCTCTTCCTCCTTAAAGTGACTGGGGGAGGGCAGGTAGGGCTGAAAGGTGGAGGACCACTTTCGAGAGCCCTGAATGGGGATGGATGCTTGTCTTGGGTGCTTGGGAAGAGCTGAAGATGGCCAGAGCTAAAGATGGCCAGGGCCAGCCGGGTCCAGTCATTGCTGGTGTGGGGGTGGTAGATGCCAGTGTTGATGGGTGAGGCGTGTGTGTCTTCTGGCCTTTCTGTTGCTATCTCTGGGATAAGGGGTGAGCACCTGTGATTCAGAGCAGAGCCCAGTAAGCCCAGAAAGAAAGGGTGCCTTGACTACCTGTCTCATTAGCCTCCTGCACAGGgaccccctccccctccctgtgCCCTCAATGCTGCCACGCAGCTGGCTCTGGGGAG from the Macaca mulatta isolate MMU2019108-1 chromosome 4, T2T-MMU8v2.0, whole genome shotgun sequence genome contains:
- the RXRB gene encoding retinoic acid receptor RXR-beta isoform X9, with product MRMRECGGGPGAGKRLCAICGDRSSGKHYGVYSCEGCKGFFKRTIRKDLTYSCRDNKDCTVDKRQRNRCQYCRYQKCLATGMKREAVQEERQRGKDKDGDGEGAGGAPEEMPVDRILEAELAVEQKSDQGVEGPGGTGGSGSSPNDPVTNICQAADKQLFTLVEWAKRIPHFSSLPLDDQVILLRAGWNELLIASFSHRSIDVRDGILLATGLHVHRNSAHSAGVGAIFDRSLSRVLTELVSKMRDMRMDKTELGCLRAIILFNPDAKGLSNPSEVEVLREKVYASLETYCKQKYPEQQGRFAKLLLRLPALRSIGLKCLEHLFFFKLIGDTPIDTFLMEMLEAPHQLA
- the RXRB gene encoding retinoic acid receptor RXR-beta isoform X1, translating into MSWAARPPFLPQRHAAGQCGPVGVRKEMHCGVASRWRRRRPWLDPAAAAAAAVAGGEQQTPEPEPGEAGRDGMGDSGRDSRSPDSSSPNPLPQGVPPPSPPGPPLPPSTAPSLGGSGAPPPPPMPPPPLGSPFPVISSSMGSPGLPPPAPPGFSGPVSSPQINSTVSLPGGGSGPPEDVKPPVLGVRGLHCPPPPGGPGAGKRLCAICGDRSSGKHYGVYSCEGCKGFFKRTIRKDLTYSCRDNKDCTVDKRQRNRCQYCRYQKCLATGMKREAVQEERQRGKDKDGDGEGAGGAPEEMPVDRILEAELAVEQKSDQGVEGPGGTGGSGSSPNDPVTNICQAADKQLFTLVEWAKRIPHFSSLPLDDQVILLRAGWNELLIASFSHRSIDVRDGILLATGLHVHRNSAHSAGVGAIFDRSLSRVLTELVSKMRDMRMDKTELGCLRAIILFNPDAKGLSNPSEVEVLREKVYASLETYCKQKYPEQQGRFAKLLLRLPALRSIGLKCLEHLFFFKLIGDTPIDTFLMEMLEAPHQLA
- the RXRB gene encoding retinoic acid receptor RXR-beta isoform X2 produces the protein MSWAARPPFLPQRHAAGQCGPVGVRKEMHCGVASRWRRRRPWLDPAAAAAAAVAGGEQQTPEPEPGEAGRDGMGDSGRDSRSPDSSSPNPLPQGVPPPSPPGPPLPPSTAPSLGGSGAPPPPPMPPPPLGSPFPVISSSMGSPGLPPPAPPGFSGPVSSPQINSTVSLPGGGSGPPEDVKPPVLGVRGLHCPPPPGGPGAGKRLCAICGDRSSGKHYGVYSCEGCKGFFKRTIRKDLTYSCRDNKDCTVDKRQRNRCQYCRYQKCLATGMKREAVQEERQRGKDKDGDGEGAGGAPEEMPVDRILEAELAVEQKSDQGVEGPGGTGGSGSSPNDPVTNICQAADKQLFTLVEWAKRIPHFSSLPLDDQVILLRAGWNELLIASFSHRSIDVRDGILLATGLHVHRNSAHSAGVGAIFDRVLTELVSKMRDMRMDKTELGCLRAIILFNPDAKGLSNPSEVEVLREKVYASLETYCKQKYPEQQGRFAKLLLRLPALRSIGLKCLEHLFFFKLIGDTPIDTFLMEMLEAPHQLA
- the RXRB gene encoding retinoic acid receptor RXR-beta isoform X3; translation: MSWAARPPFLPQRHAAGQCGPVGVRKEMHCGVASRWRRRRPWLDPAAAAAAAVAGGEQQTPEPEPGEAGRDGMGDSGRDSRSPDSSSPNPLPQGVPPPSPPGPPLPPSTAPSLGGSGAPPPPPMPPPPLGSPFPVISSSMGSPGLPPPAPPGFSGPVSSPQINSTVSLPGGGSGPPEDVKPPVLGVRGLHCPPPPGGPGAGKRLCAICGDRSSGKHYGVYSCEGCKGFFKRTIRKDLTYSCRDNKDCTVDKRQRNRCQYCRYQKCLATGMKREAVQEERQRGKDKDGDGEGAGGAPEEMPVDRILEAELAVEQKSDQGVEGPGGTGGSGSSPNDPVTNICQAADKQLFTLVEWAKRIPHFSSLPLDDQVILLRAGLHVHRNSAHSAGVGAIFDRSLSRVLTELVSKMRDMRMDKTELGCLRAIILFNPDAKGLSNPSEVEVLREKVYASLETYCKQKYPEQQGRFAKLLLRLPALRSIGLKCLEHLFFFKLIGDTPIDTFLMEMLEAPHQLA
- the RXRB gene encoding retinoic acid receptor RXR-beta isoform X7, which translates into the protein MSWAARPPFLPQRHAAGQCGPVGVRKEMHCGVASRWRRRRPWLDPAAAAAAAVAGGEQQTPEPEPGEAGRDGMGDSGRGGPGAGKRLCAICGDRSSGKHYGVYSCEGCKGFFKRTIRKDLTYSCRDNKDCTVDKRQRNRCQYCRYQKCLATGMKREAVQEERQRGKDKDGDGEGAGGAPEEMPVDRILEAELAVEQKSDQGVEGPGGTGGSGSSPNDPVTNICQAADKQLFTLVEWAKRIPHFSSLPLDDQVILLRAGWNELLIASFSHRSIDVRDGILLATGLHVHRNSAHSAGVGAIFDRSLSRVLTELVSKMRDMRMDKTELGCLRAIILFNPDAKGLSNPSEVEVLREKVYASLETYCKQKYPEQQGRFAKLLLRLPALRSIGLKCLEHLFFFKLIGDTPIDTFLMEMLEAPHQLA
- the RXRB gene encoding retinoic acid receptor RXR-beta isoform X8 — encoded protein: MSWAARPPFLPQRHAAGQCGPVGVRKEMHCGVASRWRRRRPWLDPAAAAAAAVAGGEQQTPEPEPGEAGRDGMGDSGRGGPGAGKRLCAICGDRSSGKHYGVYSCEGCKGFFKRTIRKDLTYSCRDNKDCTVDKRQRNRCQYCRYQKCLATGMKREAVQEERQRGKDKDGDGEGAGGAPEEMPVDRILEAELAVEQKSDQGVEGPGGTGGSGSSPNDPVTNICQAADKQLFTLVEWAKRIPHFSSLPLDDQVILLRAGWNELLIASFSHRSIDVRDGILLATGLHVHRNSAHSAGVGAIFDRVLTELVSKMRDMRMDKTELGCLRAIILFNPDAKGLSNPSEVEVLREKVYASLETYCKQKYPEQQGRFAKLLLRLPALRSIGLKCLEHLFFFKLIGDTPIDTFLMEMLEAPHQLA
- the RXRB gene encoding retinoic acid receptor RXR-beta isoform X4; amino-acid sequence: MSWAARPPFLPQRHAAGQCGPVGVRKEMHCGVASRWRRRRPWLDPAAAAAAAVAGGEQQTPEPEPGEAGRDGMGDSGRDSRSPDSSSPNPLPQGVPPPSPPGPPLPPSTAPSLGGSGAPPPPPMPPPPLGSPFPVISSSMGSPGLPPPAPPGFSGPVSSPQINSTVSLPGGGSGPPEDVKPPVLGVRGLHCPPPPGGPGAGKRLCAICGDRSSGKHYGVYSCEGCKGFFKRTIRKDLTYSCRDNKDCTVDKRQRNRCQYCRYQKCLATGMKREAVQEERQRGKDKDGDGEGAGGAPEEMPVDRILEAELAVEQKSDQGVEGPGGTGGSGSSPNDPVTNICQAADKQLFTLVEWAKRIPHFSSLPLDDQVILLRAGLHVHRNSAHSAGVGAIFDRVLTELVSKMRDMRMDKTELGCLRAIILFNPDAKGLSNPSEVEVLREKVYASLETYCKQKYPEQQGRFAKLLLRLPALRSIGLKCLEHLFFFKLIGDTPIDTFLMEMLEAPHQLA
- the RXRB gene encoding retinoic acid receptor RXR-beta isoform X5, producing the protein MPQGSVGRWGCEKKCIVGSRPGGGGDGPGWIPQRRRRRRWQAENNKPRSRSRGRLDGTGWATAGGINSTVSLPGGGSGPPEDVKPPVLGVRGLHCPPPPGGPGAGKRLCAICGDRSSGKHYGVYSCEGCKGFFKRTIRKDLTYSCRDNKDCTVDKRQRNRCQYCRYQKCLATGMKREAVQEERQRGKDKDGDGEGAGGAPEEMPVDRILEAELAVEQKSDQGVEGPGGTGGSGSSPNDPVTNICQAADKQLFTLVEWAKRIPHFSSLPLDDQVILLRAGWNELLIASFSHRSIDVRDGILLATGLHVHRNSAHSAGVGAIFDRSLSRVLTELVSKMRDMRMDKTELGCLRAIILFNPDAKGLSNPSEVEVLREKVYASLETYCKQKYPEQQGRFAKLLLRLPALRSIGLKCLEHLFFFKLIGDTPIDTFLMEMLEAPHQLA
- the RXRB gene encoding retinoic acid receptor RXR-beta isoform X6, with translation MPQGSVGRWGCEKKCIVGSRPGGGGDGPGWIPQRRRRRRWQAENNKPRSRSRGRLDGTGWATAGGINSTVSLPGGGSGPPEDVKPPVLGVRGLHCPPPPGGPGAGKRLCAICGDRSSGKHYGVYSCEGCKGFFKRTIRKDLTYSCRDNKDCTVDKRQRNRCQYCRYQKCLATGMKREAVQEERQRGKDKDGDGEGAGGAPEEMPVDRILEAELAVEQKSDQGVEGPGGTGGSGSSPNDPVTNICQAADKQLFTLVEWAKRIPHFSSLPLDDQVILLRAGWNELLIASFSHRSIDVRDGILLATGLHVHRNSAHSAGVGAIFDRVLTELVSKMRDMRMDKTELGCLRAIILFNPDAKGLSNPSEVEVLREKVYASLETYCKQKYPEQQGRFAKLLLRLPALRSIGLKCLEHLFFFKLIGDTPIDTFLMEMLEAPHQLA